The genomic window ttatcaaaatacatattacagaaaaagatcgatatactctaatagaacagtcagaaataaTCAGACagctaactgttctattagaatatatcgatcttttctgtgacatgcattttgataagcaagggtttagagtctgtgcttcagcagtttactgttttcccataaagtgcaaatttactagaaaaacatgggaactgaggtataaatattgagcattatttgagcataataggtaatattgagcattaatttaagcataataggcaaaattttgagtagtgcagcatagcataataggtaaaataatgagcataatcggcgggtccctatagaTCATGCATGTAATATCCATATCCATATGTTAAGGAACTTCACATtagtgaagtttttcagacattcaaTGCAAAACTGTTTACTGCTacagctttggtgtgcagtttTTTAAAGATgtagaactccagtaatttatcactagtgttatgcaaaatgaatccatgctatgcatatttgtagttaTGCTTTGATTGTAATTACAAGTCATtctatttgtatcagtggattcatggttcctataccagtgagataactgtcacttacagattactataagtatgtgtctctatgtgttatgctgtctgtttccaatAGGTAGCTTTATAtatagcttcatcccaggggcacttatatgcattgtAATTAAAGCATAAAACACAGTAATTtgttgagttttgattcattaaaatattgaaagtctcccAAAAtgctgggggcacagcccccagactTCTGCTTCTgataactcaatactgctgtttgaTCCTGGCTACGCCTCTGCACTTGATTATTAACAGATCTCTATACAGCATTATAAAACTGATTATAAAAGTTATTTTGTTATGTAGTTGGCCATGCTTCAATGTATCTtggcaaaattttattttagttaACCACATTGTAGTAAAAAGAAAAATTCAAATAATATGCCAAAAAGCCGGGGTGGTTTCCCAAAATTTAGTCATGCAAATGTGGTGAcattactactgctatacatgATCTGATAGTGATATATAGCACGTGCACCAAAAACAATTTACGCTAGCAAATTTCTATAATGTAAGGACCACTATAggttaacaaaaaaaactatgaaCACCATTTTACTCACCATAAAATTTCAGTTAAAACAATATCATCTTTTGTTGCATTTGATGAACCGAAaaattgtaaaataaaattttggaaaGAACAGTAATTATAAGCCATTCACATTACTGTATTGTCTATGCCAAACAGAGGAGTTTAATCAAACCAAATCAAATGTAACCATCTCAAAAAGCCATGCAGTCTTGCCACCCACTTAAATTTATCGAGAaatgtatttagtgtgttgtagctcaacAATAGTGCTTTAGCTCAACAATAGTTGAAGTCGTGTGGACCAAATTTGCACACATTTTACCAATTCTTTACCTTCCAGATAATCCACCATACAAATAGCAGGGTGGAGGGGAGAAAAAAAGATCGTTTACTTTACAGAGGAAAATGTAGAGATGAATCGGACCAAATTATGGATCATTGAGGTATCAAAAATGGTtaaaatgaaaagaaatttacacCATGGAGCTACATATATACAGCCTTATTGAAGTATCTATTAAGGGAGTATGTATCCTTCTAGAAGTCTAGATCCTTGTAAAGCTTGTGGTCAAGATAAAATTTCTTCTTGAGAAACAACTGCTGAACTAGCTCAATCATTGACCTTACTGTATCAAGCATCAACCAATCAAGGAAAGAGTTCCAAATGGATGGAAAAAAAAGCTAAAGTAGTATATAGCTGTATGTCATCTTTAGCATCGAACTTCAGACCTATGTGTGCTGTGTAAGACTCTAGAATGTTATAATATCAAATCATTATCTACAGTTATGACCTCCTTAACAACCacaatgtttatgtaatgaACAACATGGGTTTAGTCTGCACAGGTCATGCGTAACCCCTTATAACTGTCAATGACTTAGCAGAAGTCCTAAATAAAGGAAATTAGGTGAATATAGTACTCTTGTAAGGAATTTGAAACTGTACCCCACACTAATTGGGCTCACAAATTAAGTGCATAATAAATTATAGGGAATTATTGCAATGGATTGAGTCCTTCCTTTCAACAGGTTACAGTAAATAGTCAACTGAGCAGTACAATTTTAAAGCTTTAGTAaagaataataaaaataaatgccATGGAAAGGTAGTGGAAGAAGATGATATAATATTGTATACTACATTCATTGCTTTGATTTATTCTGTTTGTTGATACTGACATGTTGTCTCTGGTGAGTCCATCTCAAAGTTGAAATCTGTTTCATGTGTGTTTGTTATATTGTACCATCAAGTGATTAGTTTCATATAAATAGCTTTGCAATGAAATACTGGAAGTAGTTACTgaactaaaaggtaatttttttctttttcatggATGACACAAAATAACTGACAGTCGTCCATCTACACAAGTATCAAGCAACCACGTAGTTGTATGTCTGGGTTggtatgccccgagcattcgactttggGGTACAATTAGTGTCAGGGCCGGGTTCAGCTTACTTCTTACGtaagtcacatttataagatagaataGTATAGGAGGTGAGTGgctagcagtggtagcacaCTGGTTAGCACACTGGTCTAACAGACTGGAAGTCCAGGTTCCCTGGATGAgtattgtgttgttttttttcccCTGTTTTTATTAGTAgccctttttgtctaagttttactgctGGTTCAGTAGCTGGTATGGCTTATAAAAccaactttcggttcagtatccactgcctaAAATATTGTATACTCAACAGCATGCATTAGCAAACAAGTACTGTACCTTTTTATAAGTTATATTTATCAAAGTGACAAATCCAGTAGTGTGGTGATTATTAAAGAGTTTTGTGTTAATGCTCATCTCCACCACAACCTCAGGTTAATACATGGATTAATTTAATAAATCCTTATAAATATGATATGGCTTTCGAGAAAGCATTCGCCAAGTTGTTGTCTTGAAGTTCCCACAATGCAATTCATAGAGTCAACAAATTTTTAGCACATAAGTAATTATGATTGTCTAAAAACTGCATATATACAAAAAACAGAAGAATTATGCTtgttatatatatttattttattgtgAGTCAAGAATTATGTGCTAAGATACAATATATGCATACTATTTGCATGTAATATACAATTTATGCTGCTATAATGTTATGATACTGTCACCACCACCGGCCTTTATAAGGTCTTTTATATATAGGATGTCTAATGTTTGGTAAGTCACAAAAGTATCCAAAGTTACGAGACCGTGTGAACATGTCAGTGTTGGTACTGAGTGGGAAAAATGGAACCATAAAGTCATCAGGTTGATGTCCTGTGGTGGGAACAGTCACTGGTATATCATTAGGATACTCTGCATTAGGGTGTCGCTCCAGCCACTCATCAAACATACAATCTACCATAACATGGTGAGGCATGAAAAGAGGATCATTTGGTGATGACACCACATCATCCATTTGTCCTCTCTTATCAAATGGAAGATTTGTAGCGAGATCACCTGCCCCAGTAATGGTATGAACCTAAACAAGAAAACTGatattataaaataaacaatgataataatcatacagtacttacCGCACCATGCATTTGTtgttgaagtgcaatcatccgAGAGCCATTTGAATTTTTGGGGGAACATTCTGGGTCAAAAGTGGGAGAACAAAAACACATTCTGTTTCTACGGCACCTATCTATTCTAAAGTTAACATCAGCATCAACAAAACTTCGATAGTTTCTTTGCGATAGAAAATTATAAGGTGGTCTTTCATATCTGTTAAAAGTCATGGCACGATTTACTTGCCGACTTGTAGGCCAGTCAGGATTGTTGCTACTGCAAGGGTTAGTTCCTGTGAATGGGCAACGTTGAAGGGGACCAGTGTTAACATTTGGATCACAAATCTGAAAGAATTTTTGCCAACATATTGTGTTCCATCCGTCACCAGCAATATCCCCAAATACACGAGGAAAACCACTGACATTCCTTGTTGCCCCAAGCCTCTTTTCAGTAAAGAGATCATCTGAGAGTATTCCAGTAGATCTTTGAATTTCAATTCGCCAGTCCCAGTAAGGTAGCCTGAAAGTGTGATAGTCCAAGTGTCCCATGCTCTCTAACATGTGTTGTAATTCCCACTCAAACAACAAGTGAAAGTATTTGTGCCAAGTTGTGAATGCAGGTCCAGCATGAGCATAATCCAAACGAATTGATACATCTAAATGTAATATGACATTGATGTAAGTACATAAAAAGTCAATTAACAAGTGCAGAAATGTATGTGACCATAACtcaagttttgagccatcaaattacagcacatacacacatacgcacatgcAGATGCAATGTATGCTTATTACATACTTATTTACATTACCTGGTGTAGCAGAATCTTTTGAAGCAAAGTGGTGAAGCCACACGAACAAATTATAAAGTGATAAGTTACTCATGCGGAGATTTGTGGTTCCTGGAACTGCCTCTTCTAATACACCCATGTACCCTGAGTCAAATGAACGTGACTGAACAATAGTATCAATGAATTCAGCCCAGTCACTATCAGTGTAGGTAGCAAGTGGTCGTCGGGGAAGAACTTGTGACTTAGAGCAATCAGGTCCATAGTGACCAAACTTACACCGACTACAGTCATATCCCGCATAATTTCCATTGCACTTACAGACCTGTGAAGAGAAACCACAATATACACATGTCAGTACAACTAGCAATtgtgcaattattataataacagTCAATTATAGTAGGGTCATGCATAGGATCTTTTTAAGTATCAGCACTAACCCTGGTGAAGTAGTGAGGCCAATTGCGACGGACATCACTACTGCTTCTGTCATATCCAGGCAAGTTCAAATCAGTACACTGTCCCCTACCAGTATCCTGTCCACACACACCATCACTTGTAACTGGACAACACTCCAAATTTTCTAGACTTGTAGCATCACTGCATGCTGTTGGTATTTGACCATAAACCTCCTGCCCCAACAGACATATCAAGGTAATGGCCATGAAGGAAACTTGACCACTTTGCATTTTAACTACAGTGTACAAAAACAAGATAAATAATAGATTAAAAATagaactttacagtgaccaataCTGTTTACGCCAGTGTTGATATAACTGATACAATTTCACATGCATTGTTATATAATAGCTAACTATGCACATTACTCATTAGTGCATAATTATTGTGGCTGGCAAGGCTAATTAGTAGAGATGGcctctaaataatagttagacgtcaagaacccagtggttcttgacgtctaactacaactcgttattgtaccttgagttgacagctgcttgtaaatgggaaatgtatggctaattactagaaacaagccctctacacctccctacatggcgggacctcagcgggGCTGTTTCTAcccatttaaacgcccatgcgttgtcaatgttacaggcgcgtgctatgtatcgaagtactggactcagcgactggactacaactcattgttgctgttgttgtgcctcgacagctgcttgtaagcaagtaatgtggtgttgattagtacaaacaagcccattacacctccctctaattcagtacggctgttactagccatttaaacgcccatgcgttgccaatgttacaggcacgtaattatcgtgtttcgtatcgcctcagagcgtggtctctattggacatgagcgtggctctacgagatttagagaccacgttttcagccaatcaaatttcagtatcaaacttgttgtagtctaaatgcTGAGATAGACTGACCCATATACATATGCAGCACTCACCTAGTAGCTATCTGGGTATAGCTTCTGAAGTTACTCGGTAGATAACGAGAGTAATAAGCTTCAACTGCCCGCGATAATGAATTCAGTAGCTGCAGTTTGTACTCATGCTTTTGTGCAATATTCCACGCTTTATATACTTAGTGTTTGCATTGTATGCGTGGGTTTCAGGGTATCCTGCTACCTACCTCACCTAATTAATCCGAGCCTTGATTAATCTTTGAACTTCCGTCGCAAAGCCGGAGTAATGAGTAATGCGTacgcagggccgcccagagaaattaaggggcccagggcaaagagttaaagtggggcccttgacccaagttgtaaggtgaagaccaaaaaaaaaaaaggtcacaacctgctggcaatgacaataactatccatcaccaaccatatctccttatctataagcttgctatactgctcctctgaagaatactgtgactgctctattagagtatttagatctgactgctctattacagtatatcgatcttttaaacaggtattcagggggcccttcgtggggcctcctggggcccctttcaggctgggcccggggcaaaatgccccagttgcctcccccccccccccctgtgggcggccctgtgcgtgcgtgcgtgcgggTTGCATGACAACGTGATTGAAACTTTAATTttaaccagggccgcccagagaaattaaggggcccagggcaaagagttaaagtggggcccttggcccaagttgtaaggtgaagaccaaaaaaaaaaaaaggtcacaaccttctggcaatgacaataactacccatcaccaactatatctccttatctataagcttgctacactgctcctctgaagaatactgtgactgctctattagagtatttagatctgactgctctattagagtatatcgatcttttaaacaggtattcagggggcccttcatggggcttcctggggcccctttcaggctggggcccggggcaaaatgccccagttgacccccccctgtgggcggccctgattttAACTTCCGTCAACATAAGATTTTAAGGCTTAgcagtacaagtgctgaagtctaggacacctggtcctatacagCATGGTTAAAGATTTCATAATTTAGCTGAATCATCGTGTACTTTACCACTGGTGTGGCTACTAAAATTAGAGAAAATCTCGCGGAAACCGGGCATGACAAATGGTTGAACAGCTATACTAGCTAAAAGATGTATTCAAAtgcaattttatttattttaaataaaaatataatGCGTTTAATTTTAGTTAACTAACATCTATTGCAGCTGTTCAAACCTCATGCAATTGTATGCATATGCTGGCTACTAAAATACATGCAGTGATAGCTACATATAGACATTTTGCTATATAAATTGTCAATAGAGCAGTAAcagtaattttaatttttagtttGCCACTGaactaaataattttaaaatgggagGCTTCTGTtgaaaccacagaaacccaCTTAAAACTGCCACTGATGAAACATGAATTTGTTTCAAGTAACACCGTAGCTACATTTTACTACATCATTGCACATCTGTCATAGATATGCACTTTGCCTACCTTTTGTAGAGTATATATTGTAAGCAACACCTAGCTTGTTTTGTAGTGTGATGTGTTTGAGATTATGATAGTTACTATCCCACTTGGGGCCCATAAAAAGACTGCCGAAAGCCTACATAGCAGAGAGTCAAAAACATGTTACTAATTTAAAAATTCGGTTGAAtgcaaaaaaaatcccagaccaggtacTGAGTGACTTGATTGATTGTGATAATAGCTGCTACGTAGTTACTATTAATAGCTACTGAGTAGCTAACCAAAGCTTAAAATGTAGCTAGCTGCACTTAGTCTAGCTGTTGTAACTGCAACTAGAGTGAAGATTCCAGTTGAGGGCTATGTTACAGTAGTGTATGGAATTGCACATTGAGCAGAATATGTAGGATCTTGATCACATTATGAAAGAAgacttgtatatagctatgtatggcACACTGCTAGCTACACACATGCCCCTCAATATAAGAGAATTGTTGACAGCTATTGGAAGTAAAAATGGCTACTGAAATAATTGCATAAGAGATTTGGAGCATTCCTCAAACTGTAATAGGAAATTTCAAAAGTATAGGTAGATATTATATGAAACCCCAAATACTATCTATGCTCAGATTTAATTGCCATCCTTTCCTAAAGAAATATGACTACTCATATTCAGTAGCTGTAATACAGCGAAGCATCCCTAATCCGATGTTTATGGGGAATTTGGGAGAAGAAAATTATGTCAGATGTCAAATTATTGAGGTAGATCACATAGAAAAAGTCCTTTAGGTACAAAACAACGTCAGATAATAGACATAATTACGTACAGGTGTAGGTACGTATATGCTgagttggattagagaggtttcagtgtCCTTCATGGCAAGCTTAATGTATAAACAGTAGTCGGCTTCATGTGGTTGCTAAGGATAAGGAATAGTGAGCAGGATGATTTCATCAATGGCTTCCTTTCACCTGACATAAATGAGCTCATTGATGTGGggtatgaactcttgatgcatATCATCACACTAGACAAGTTAGTTTCAATTTCCACAAAAATAACTGATTTGAATAATGGCTTTCAACAGCTACCGATCTTATAGTGGCTGGGGGAGGGGGGCAAGTAAGTGGTAGTGTGACGTACTGCCTTACCTCATAATTATCCTATACATACAGGGTCTGTACAAGTAGGGTgcgtgggcacataaaatttgtctaCTTTTAAAACTCTCATGACTCATAATGTTTTGTGCCATTGTTCCATGGCTATGCAAATTTCAGCCATTATTAGGCATTAATTTcaataatacaagttacagaatgcaactaGTTTGTTCTATTACTGACATATGACCAGTTGTGTAATGTGGTGTGGATTGTGTCAACTTTCCTTTACAGGCACACTCATGTGATAGCTATAATAGTCAGAATTAAAATTCCCCCACCATTGGTATAGATGTACATTGTTGTAACTGTCAATTTatcaaagctttacagcacaagtgctgaaggtctgtaggacacctggtcctaaaTCCTGCTCAAAGACGttagatacaaagacattagctacataaggtgtgtttgaaaagttgcaggaaggagaaaaaatccatgactggacctataggtagccttgaacctgcagccatccgatttatgctcgaatgcttacaggagtctaccaggcggtcaggatgttttcttcttgttatttatcatgtaattatatccataggagttctagagagtgactcattatctctaagtacccaagtagaaccaaatggacactagttaatTTATCAGTACATATTATATGAATTTCTTCTGTTAGCCAGCTTTGGAGAGATACACATGAATACAATAGCTATACCCACTATGCACAATGCAGTAGTCAACTAAGTGATATTTGCAATGTTATGTAATCTATGTTACTGGATTTCATCAAAGTGATAAATGGTAGCATAACAAACTGAAAGTGATTGAACAGTCACAGTAGCATGACCTAAGTAGTTGTGCTAGAATAGTCTTGTAGATTGAAGTGAAATTGTTGCACACATCTTATGATCTATGCAGAGAGTTGAGGTTGAGACTTTGTTATGTGTAGTAAGATTGATGATTGATGCATGGTATACAGTAGATCATGCTTTAATGATTTCATTGTTGTAACTGACAATGCATACACTTTGTTGCATCACATCCTGTGTGTGCTTTACATTATTTACATGCCATTTGTAGAGTAGCTATGTCATTAACACGCAGCACATTGTTGTATCATGAGTTTAGATTGTGTTAATTATTGAGTAGCTATAGCCAAAGCTTGGTGCTGAAGTAGCTGCATCAGTTCTGTTGTATGAAGACTCATGCAGAGCCCAGCTTGTCACATATGGGGCTATGTTACAATAGTGTATGGCATTATATTGTACTTCAAGGATCACATGCAGaattatatacagtataatatgaaATAATGTAGTTATAGATTAATCTGTTGCACTGCTAGCTACACACATGCCCCTCAATATAAGAGAGTTGTTGAAAGGTACTGGAAACCAAAGAATGGTTACTATTTAATTAATTGCATTAAGAGATTTAGAGCATTGCTCATaccataataggcaatttcaaaagtatGATAAATATTGGTTCAGATCTGATTGCGACTCTTTCCTAAAGAAATTACTACTTGCAATAATTGCAGTCAGTATAATAGTACTACTCTAGGCAAGCTTAATTGTGTAAATGATAGTTTCACTTATATATCATACAATGATTTTGTATGGCAAGGATAAGGAAAAGTGGGTAAGGATCATAATGGCTTCCTTTCCATGTGGCATATATGAATTCATTATGTGGggtatgaactcttgatgtgaTAATCACAGTAGACATTTTCAGTTTGTGTTTCCACATACATAATTTGAATAATAGCCTACAACAACCATGTTACTATAGGGGTAGCTATATAGCTTAGGGGCCAGCATGTGAGTGACTGTGTGTATTTAACCTTATAATGTGATCCTCTACACACAGTATATATGTTACTAGGTCTGTACAAATAGGGCGTGTATAGGCAAATAAAATTTGTCTATTTTTATAATGCTTTATGCCATTGTGCCATTTTAATGCAAATTTCAGCCCTTATTAGGCATTTCAGTATTTGCATGCTATATACacgatacaagttacagaatgcaatcGGTTTGTTCTATTACTGAGATAGACCAGTTGTGCCATTGTGGTGTGGTTTGTGCAAACTTGCCCTGTTCTTACAGGCCAactcatataattatgtgataacTACTGAATAATAGTCAGAATTAAAATGCCTTCACCATTGGTACAAAAAGACATGTCCATTATTGTTGTAACTGTTGGTACATTATATGGATTTGTGTTAGCCAGCTTTGGAAAAACACACATGAATATAATACATACAGGTGTAGATACGTAGCTACATTCATATCCACACCCACAATGCACAAGCAGTAGTTACTGTAACTAAATGAGatttgtcataattattgcGTACATTTTTTCTCAATGAAAAATTCATTGAAGAATGGATTGAGTATTGTAATGGGCTCACATCATGACCCCTGTTAAAAGTATACATTCATCAAAGCGATAAATTGTAGCATAACAAACTGAAAGTAATTGAACAGTCACAGTAGCAGGTGCTAATTAGTTGTACTAGAATATTCTCATAGGTTGAAGTGAAATTGTTGCACACATCTTATAATCTGTGAGTCAGAGCTGAGATGATACTTTGCTATGTGTAGATAGATCATGCTGTAAGGCAGTTTTGCTGTTGTATCTGACAATGCACATATTATATACTTTGCGGTATCACATCCTTTGTACCTTACATCACTTATCCTTTATagagtatataattataattatcataTATGTAGTACGTTTGTTTAGTTATAATCTGTGAGTCAGAGCTGAGATGATACTTTGCTATGTGTAGATAGATCATGCTGTAAGGCAGTTTTGCTGTTGTATCTGACAATGCACATATTATATACTTTGCGGTATCACATCCTTTGTACCTTACATCACTTATCCTTTATagagtatataattataattatcataTATGTAGTACGTTTGTTTAGTTGCAGTTAAATGATGTGTTTTAGACTGTGATAGTTGTTAGTTACTGAGTAGTTAGGTTAAAGTAGCTAGAATGTCTGTACTGTGTAACTACAACTGGAGTAAAGACTCCCCTGAGGAGAGAATTCCCAGCTTGTGATGGGACTACTGTAAGTTACAATAGCATGTGGCATTGCACGTTCAATAGGATCACATTAAGAAatgatatacatacagtatgtatagatTTGTGCACATATATATATGGCACACTGCTTGCTATACTTATGCTCCTCAATTTAAGAAAGCTGTTGAAAGCCAAAAATGGCTACTGAGATAACTACGTACATCAAGAAATCTTGAGCGTTGCTCAAACTAGACAATTGCAATATTCAAAAACGTTAGGCTCAAATTTAAATGCAACTCGTTTTCTAAAGACTGAAATGGCTATACTCTGGTTATAATGTACTGGCTATCCTGGAGCAAAAGCTTGCAATATTTACATTTCCTCATTTGGAAACACTCACAAACAGGACAACATTTCCCTATATGTTATAGGAAATTTGCCTTGTTGTGTAGTATGTAATAGTATAATTCTGTGTCAGGTAATTGAAATATTTTTCATTAAGAAACTGAAATATTGTGGGAGTGTTGTGTAAACAACGTATCACATAATGGCTTTGTATTATGATGGTAAGGATAATGAAAATgttgtaaaaataataatgatatGATTTTGATATCATATTATGGTTTCCTTTCCACATGTCATAGAATGAGTtcatttgtgtgtaactgaaaATGAACTCTTGAAGTaatgattgtagtaaatattcTTCAGATTCTTTCCACATACTTGAATAATGGCTTCAACAACTATCTTACACAACAGTAGGGGGATCTGAGTGGCAACATTGCAGGATACAGAAAAACAATTTCATTTGACTATTTGTTAGCAGAGTATTTTGTGAaaagaggtcttccacacacatccaattctgtaaacctGGAAggccataacttagtgtttGAGTAACATACGTACGTAAATTTAAAAGTATAAGTTCGTACTAATGGTGCAGTCACTTAGTATGATGATCATGCTTCTGAATTATGTGCATCATACTAAGTGACTGCAGGTAGCATACCTTTGGCCATTAGTATGAATTTCATAGTGAGATCATGAACTGCACATCAAACCAAATTCTATAACGTGTGCTTCTCCTACTTTTGCTCCTTGTATGGGCATTTTGGTAACTTTGCAATTAGCATGAAAAAGAGAACTTTCAATAAGATATCAAAAAGTGCTCAacatattagagtattttgtgacCAGATATGCAAAAAGGGTTTTCaacacacaccaaatttgaccAATGTCAATGATAACTGCTTTGATTAAAATTTGGTCAGCTATGATCCATATCATAGAACATTGGATGAAGAAAATATCCCAATGATTCATATGTTGCTTTGATGCAAAGTTATGGCCTCTTAATTCATGCATTTGCAATTGGATGTGTGAAAGACCCTAGCCTTGTTCACTAATCCAGTCACATGCATTATACTGTCTTAATCTATAGCTActactacacatgtacattgcAACACATGTGCAAGTACTTTATACAAACAGAATACAGTGTTAGCATACACTATAATGAATCTGTAATCAGAGCTTGTCTTCACTGTATTTAGAGGTTCCATTGCATATAAGCAAGGCTTACAGTTTATTTTAGCATTTATAATTAACAACCTTTGACAAGTCATTCCTGCTGCAACCTATACTTCTTACATATTGCTACACTAATCTTTTTCTTTATTTGCATTTATTCAACAGCATCGGTATGTGTAGTTATATTAGGTCAGTCATGCAGCAGTCAgctgcgtgtgtgcgtgcgtgcgtgcgttcgtgcgtgcgtgcgtgtgtgtaagtTTAGGGCATAATTAGGCAATAGTCAGTTTAGTCAGGTAACATAATGTGATTAGACAGATTTAACTGTATAGTTGAGTAGTAAAAGATTTTCTCAATCATGAATGCAGTAAAATAcctataaatttaattaaagcgAACAGCCATAACATGTAAAATGATGGAAAGAACTAAATGAAAATTGTTTTGTGATTTTGTCTCATGACGCA from Dysidea avara chromosome 2, odDysAvar1.4, whole genome shotgun sequence includes these protein-coding regions:
- the LOC136247424 gene encoding tyrosinase-like, translating into MQSGQVSFMAITLICLLGQEVYGQIPTACSDATSLENLECCPVTSDGVCGQDTGRGQCTDLNLPGYDRSSSDVRRNWPHYFTRVCKCNGNYAGYDCSRCKFGHYGPDCSKSQVLPRRPLATYTDSDWAEFIDTIVQSRSFDSGYMGVLEEAVPGTTNLRMSNLSLYNLFVWLHHFASKDSATPDVSIRLDYAHAGPAFTTWHKYFHLLFEWELQHMLESMGHLDYHTFRLPYWDWRIEIQRSTGILSDDLFTEKRLGATRNVSGFPRVFGDIAGDGWNTICWQKFFQICDPNVNTGPLQRCPFTGTNPCSSNNPDWPTSRQVNRAMTFNRYERPPYNFLSQRNYRSFVDADVNFRIDRCRRNRMCFCSPTFDPECSPKNSNGSRMIALQQQMHGAVHTITGAGDLATNLPFDKRGQMDDVVSSPNDPLFMPHHVMVDCMFDEWLERHPNAEYPNDIPVTVPTTGHQPDDFMVPFFPLSTNTDMFTRSRNFGYFCDLPNIRHPIYKRPYKGRWW